In Quercus robur chromosome 11, dhQueRobu3.1, whole genome shotgun sequence, the following proteins share a genomic window:
- the LOC126705742 gene encoding uncharacterized protein LOC126705742 — protein sequence MSNLDGCDRFQRALMECHRKIPAGPAREAACKHLNRALAQCLVSLACPDESEAVRSLCSSGGTGLKRTQCQQAQLSLSLCLSSLQQQ from the coding sequence ATGTCGAATTTGGATGGGTGCGATCGATTTCAGCGGGCGCTAATGGAGTGCCACCGCAAGATTCCGGCCGGACCGGCTCGTGAAGCGGCCTGCAAGCACCTGAACCGGGCTCTGGCTCAGTGCCTGGTCTCCCTGGCTTGCCCCGACGAGTCGGAGGCGGTTCGGAGCCTCTGCTCCAGCGGTGGGACCGGTCTCAAACGGACCCAATGCCAACAGGCccagctctctctctcactctgcCTCTCCTCTcttcaacaacaataa
- the LOC126707278 gene encoding protein NARROW LEAF 1-like isoform X2, which translates to MKIFKSSCFESSIAAPPLLIGELKDGQDPIGCGQHSESNAAYFSWPTSSRLNDAAEDRANYFGNLQKGVLPETLGRLPTGQQATTLLELMTIRAFHSKILRRFSLGTAIGFRIRKGMLTDIPAILVFVARKVHRKWLTHIQCLPAALEGPGGVWCDVDVVEFSYFGAPAPTPKEQLYTELIDGLTGSDPCIGSGSQVASQGTYGTLGAIVKSRTGNRQVGFLTNRHVAVDLDYPNQKMFHPLPPNLGPGVYLGAVERATSFITDDLWYGIFAGTNPETFVRADGAFIAFTEDFNMHNVTTTVKGVGQIGDVNIIDLQSPINSLIGRQVVKVGRSSGLTTGTITAYALEYNDEKGICFFTDFLVVGENQQTFDLEGDSGSLILLTGQNGEKPRPVGIIWGGTANRGRLKLKVGQPPENWTSGVDLGRLLDLLELDLITTSEGLQAAVQEQMNVSAAGNDSTVGESSPAERVPLKDKFEENFEPLGLKVQHVVQVEGESCQGRNPPFIHTEFHIENGIDKTPNVEHQFIPSFAARSPVHQSNPEKLAESKSLSALRNGSDEEVFVSLQLGEPESKRRKHCNSTFNIEEPK; encoded by the exons ATGAAAATATTCAAGAGCTCTTGCTTTGAGTCCTCCATCGCAGCTCCACCATTGCTGATCG GAGAGCTGAAAGATGGACAGGACCCGATTGGAT GTGGTCAGCACTCTGAGAGCAATGCTGCCTACTTCTCATGGCCTACTTCAAGTCGATTAAATGATGCGGCAGAAGATCGGGCAAACTACTTTGGAAACCTTCAAAAGGGGGTGCTGCCTGAAACTCTGGGGCGGTTGCCAACAGGGCAGCAAGCTACTACCTTACTTGAGCTGATGACCATTAGGGCATTTCATAGCAAGATCTTGCGGCGGTTTAGTCTTGGTACAGCAATTGGGTTTCGAATTCGAAAGGGCATGCTCACAGATATTCCAGCTATTCTTGTCTTTGTTGCCCGTAAAGTTCACAGGAAATGGCTCACCCACATCCAGTGTCTACCAGCTGCCCTTGAG GGGCCTGGAGGTGTATGGTGTGATGTGGATGTTGTGGAATTCTCCTATTTTGGTGCACCTGCTCCAACTCCCAAAGAACAACTATATACAGAGCTCATAGATGGCTTGACAGGAAGTGATCCATGTATTGGCTCTGGCTCCCag GTGGCAAGCCAAGGGACATATGGAACCTTGGGCGCTATTGTAAAAAGCCGAACAGGAAATAGACAGGTTGGTTTTCTCACAAATCGGCATGTGGCAGTTGATTTGGACTACCCAAATCAGAAAATGTTTCATCCGTTGCCACCCAACCTTGGACCTGGGGTGTATCTTGGTGCTGTGGAGAGGGCAACATCATTTATCACAGATGATCTTTGGTATGGCATCTTTGCTGGAACAAATCCAG AAACATTTGTACGAGCTGATGGTGCCTTCATTGCTTTTACGGAAGATTTTAATATGCACAACGTGACTACAACTGTAAAAGGTGTGGGTCAGATAGGTGATGTCAACATCATAGATTTGCAGTCTCCCATTAACAGTCTCATTGGAAGGCAAGTGGTCAAAGTTGGAAGAAGTTCTGGGTTGACTACTGGGACCATAACAGCCTATGCCCTAGAGTATAATGATGAGAAAGGGATTTGTTTCTTCACTGATTTTCTTGTTGTTGGTGAGAATCAGCAGACATTTGACCTTGAAGGTGATAGTGGAAGCCTCATTCTCCTAACTGGTCAGAATGGGGAGAAGCCACGACCTGTCGGGATTATTTGGGGAGGGACTGCTAATCGAGGTCGGCTGAAACTAAAAGTTGGACAACCTCCAGAAAATTGGACTAGTGGAGTTGATCTTGGACGCCTTCTTGACCTCCTTGAACTTGATCTCATCACAACCAGTGAAGGGCTTCAAG CTGCAGTGCAAGAGCAGATGAATGTTTCAGCAGCGGGAAATGATTCTACAGTTGGGGAGTCATCTCCAGCTGAGAGGGTGCCattaaaagataaatttgaAGAGAATTTTGAGCCACTTGGTTTGAAGGTCCAGCACGTTGTTCAAGTTGAAGGCGAGTCCTGTCAGGGCCGGAATCCACCATTCATCCACACCGAGTTTCATATAGAAAATGGGATTGACAAAACTCCAAATGTAGAACACCAGTTCATTCCAAGTTTTGCTGCCAGATCTCCAGTTCATCAAAGCAATCCAGAGAAACTTGCAGAATCTAAAAGTCTCTCAGCATTGAGGAATGGCTCtgatgaagaggtttttgtttctttgcagTTAGGTGAGCCGGAATCAAAGAGAAGAAAGCACTGCAATTCTACATTTAACATCGAAGAACCAAAATGA
- the LOC126707278 gene encoding protein NARROW LEAF 1-like isoform X1, with protein MDRTRLDVRFHHSGSTQSEESALDLERNYCNHSNFPLSCPSPLQPFASGGQHSESNAAYFSWPTSSRLNDAAEDRANYFGNLQKGVLPETLGRLPTGQQATTLLELMTIRAFHSKILRRFSLGTAIGFRIRKGMLTDIPAILVFVARKVHRKWLTHIQCLPAALEGPGGVWCDVDVVEFSYFGAPAPTPKEQLYTELIDGLTGSDPCIGSGSQVASQGTYGTLGAIVKSRTGNRQVGFLTNRHVAVDLDYPNQKMFHPLPPNLGPGVYLGAVERATSFITDDLWYGIFAGTNPETFVRADGAFIAFTEDFNMHNVTTTVKGVGQIGDVNIIDLQSPINSLIGRQVVKVGRSSGLTTGTITAYALEYNDEKGICFFTDFLVVGENQQTFDLEGDSGSLILLTGQNGEKPRPVGIIWGGTANRGRLKLKVGQPPENWTSGVDLGRLLDLLELDLITTSEGLQAAVQEQMNVSAAGNDSTVGESSPAERVPLKDKFEENFEPLGLKVQHVVQVEGESCQGRNPPFIHTEFHIENGIDKTPNVEHQFIPSFAARSPVHQSNPEKLAESKSLSALRNGSDEEVFVSLQLGEPESKRRKHCNSTFNIEEPK; from the exons ATGGACAGGACCCGATTGGATGTAAGATTTCATCACTCAGGATCAACACAATCAGAGGAATCAGCTTTAGATTTGGAAAGGAATTACTGCAATCATTCTAATTTTCCTTTGTCATGTCCATCACCCCTTCAACCTTTTGCCTCAGGTGGTCAGCACTCTGAGAGCAATGCTGCCTACTTCTCATGGCCTACTTCAAGTCGATTAAATGATGCGGCAGAAGATCGGGCAAACTACTTTGGAAACCTTCAAAAGGGGGTGCTGCCTGAAACTCTGGGGCGGTTGCCAACAGGGCAGCAAGCTACTACCTTACTTGAGCTGATGACCATTAGGGCATTTCATAGCAAGATCTTGCGGCGGTTTAGTCTTGGTACAGCAATTGGGTTTCGAATTCGAAAGGGCATGCTCACAGATATTCCAGCTATTCTTGTCTTTGTTGCCCGTAAAGTTCACAGGAAATGGCTCACCCACATCCAGTGTCTACCAGCTGCCCTTGAG GGGCCTGGAGGTGTATGGTGTGATGTGGATGTTGTGGAATTCTCCTATTTTGGTGCACCTGCTCCAACTCCCAAAGAACAACTATATACAGAGCTCATAGATGGCTTGACAGGAAGTGATCCATGTATTGGCTCTGGCTCCCag GTGGCAAGCCAAGGGACATATGGAACCTTGGGCGCTATTGTAAAAAGCCGAACAGGAAATAGACAGGTTGGTTTTCTCACAAATCGGCATGTGGCAGTTGATTTGGACTACCCAAATCAGAAAATGTTTCATCCGTTGCCACCCAACCTTGGACCTGGGGTGTATCTTGGTGCTGTGGAGAGGGCAACATCATTTATCACAGATGATCTTTGGTATGGCATCTTTGCTGGAACAAATCCAG AAACATTTGTACGAGCTGATGGTGCCTTCATTGCTTTTACGGAAGATTTTAATATGCACAACGTGACTACAACTGTAAAAGGTGTGGGTCAGATAGGTGATGTCAACATCATAGATTTGCAGTCTCCCATTAACAGTCTCATTGGAAGGCAAGTGGTCAAAGTTGGAAGAAGTTCTGGGTTGACTACTGGGACCATAACAGCCTATGCCCTAGAGTATAATGATGAGAAAGGGATTTGTTTCTTCACTGATTTTCTTGTTGTTGGTGAGAATCAGCAGACATTTGACCTTGAAGGTGATAGTGGAAGCCTCATTCTCCTAACTGGTCAGAATGGGGAGAAGCCACGACCTGTCGGGATTATTTGGGGAGGGACTGCTAATCGAGGTCGGCTGAAACTAAAAGTTGGACAACCTCCAGAAAATTGGACTAGTGGAGTTGATCTTGGACGCCTTCTTGACCTCCTTGAACTTGATCTCATCACAACCAGTGAAGGGCTTCAAG CTGCAGTGCAAGAGCAGATGAATGTTTCAGCAGCGGGAAATGATTCTACAGTTGGGGAGTCATCTCCAGCTGAGAGGGTGCCattaaaagataaatttgaAGAGAATTTTGAGCCACTTGGTTTGAAGGTCCAGCACGTTGTTCAAGTTGAAGGCGAGTCCTGTCAGGGCCGGAATCCACCATTCATCCACACCGAGTTTCATATAGAAAATGGGATTGACAAAACTCCAAATGTAGAACACCAGTTCATTCCAAGTTTTGCTGCCAGATCTCCAGTTCATCAAAGCAATCCAGAGAAACTTGCAGAATCTAAAAGTCTCTCAGCATTGAGGAATGGCTCtgatgaagaggtttttgtttctttgcagTTAGGTGAGCCGGAATCAAAGAGAAGAAAGCACTGCAATTCTACATTTAACATCGAAGAACCAAAATGA